A genomic region of Bactrocera dorsalis isolate Fly_Bdor chromosome 3, ASM2337382v1, whole genome shotgun sequence contains the following coding sequences:
- the LOC105225455 gene encoding uncharacterized protein LOC105225455: MLINWSKYVLVTFLIVLTILSQCEASVVRLLTETLQNNVAGEPITHVRTEWDFDPEVSQKRRALFYETHGYRAAKFIERIGLGIDGHEEERRAEQRARDVGRLNGEHNINFPPEPLAQYA; the protein is encoded by the exons ATGTTAATAAATTGGAGCAAATATGTGCTT GTTACATTCCTAATAGTTCTTACCATCTTGTCTCAATGTGAAGCCTCAGTAGTGCGCCTATTAACGGAGACGCTGCAGAACAATGTGGCTGGTGAACCTATAACGCATGTGCGCACAGAATGGGACTTTGACCCGGAAGTAAGCCAGAAACGACGCGCGCTCTTCTATGAG ACCCATGGCTATCGGGCGGCCAAATTTATTGAACGAATCGGCTTGGGAATCGATGGACACGAAGAGGAGCGACGTGCGGAGCAGCGGGCGCGTGATGTCGGACGTCTTAATGGCGAACATAATATCAACTTTCCACCAGAACCGCTGGCGCAGTACGCATAA